The Brassica napus cultivar Da-Ae chromosome C1, Da-Ae, whole genome shotgun sequence DNA segment TGAGACAAGACTTCAGCGTTTATGGCCATTGCGGATTCAAGAACTTGGCTCACACACTCTTTCTGACTCAGTAGAAACGTTTTGGACGTTTCAGATAAGCCTGTTGGTGGAACTTTCACCGTTGGAAGCCACCATTTATCATCATTCCTGGTCGAGTTACTTGTTAAAGATTCAGGAGAATCAGTTGTGATGTAATAAAACTCATCCTGATCCTTGAAACTATCAAGACAACCCTGCAGAGTTTGTGAAATTTTACAACCTTAGATGTTGTTGATGCAAATTCAAGAAGCAAAGTTTAAGTATATGTGTGTTTACTTACAGTGAGCATCATGTCGAGTTTCTTAAGAGCAGGGATGTTGGAGACAAGATCCCCTCTCTGTCTCGTAGTCATCACCTCTATTGAAGaaccatctttgtttgtttgttgtgttGGAGAGAACTCAACTATATGATCAGTAACAGAGAGAAGCCATCCGATTTCTCTTCTCCACCGTTCTTTTCTATCTTCAGAGATTGGCTCTAAACGCCGTTGCTCACCCAACGCAGAAGCTGAAAGATTTGTGATTGCGTTTGATAATGCCAGTGCTGATGACACACCTTCGCCTCCTCCTGACATGTCTTCTCCTAGAAGAAGTTTCGCAAACCTTTCTTTCATCTGTTCCTTTTCTGTAACAAATGTATATAATGAAGCACATGAGTTTTCTCTAATAAGATCTGTCATCAAAACCTAACGTAACACTCAAGAAACCTCAAGATTACTCTCTCATTATACCCCTAGCTTTCGACACACGAGACATTAACATATAATGCAATAACTTCAATACAGTCTTAGCCTGAAACCGAATAATAACCCTCAAGATGCCTCATTaatctaaaacaaaatattatctaaTGAATCTATCATCACAAACCTAACGTACTACACAAGAAACCTCAAAGATAACGCTATCATAATGGTTATAAACATGAATACAAATATTATCTTCCTTGCCTGCTTCTTCTTGTAATTCTTCATCAGTTGCTTCAGACATCTGAGTGGTCTTTTCCTTAACCAGAGGCTGTAACAGTGGCAGGACGCTCAAGGCTGCAGTTTTCTTGAAAACAGTTTCATCATCAATGTCTGGATCTTCAAGTCTCAAGGCATAATCAGAGTTCCATTTCTTGATTTGCCGTGAAGATGAGTTTTGATCCTTCATGCTCTCGATATCGAACATCCTGAACTtattgctttcttcttcttcttcctcaccaGCTCTCACCCTTTCCACGATTTTCTTAAATCTAAGGAGAGGTTCTCTGTTTTTCAATCtctctgttttttcttcttgtaaCAAAGACGAGTTTTTAGGCGGGTGAGACATCAAGAACAAAACAGAAAGAGTTGTTTGATGTTGTTGTAAGAGAACAAACTCTTAAAACCGTGTGGTAAGAGAAATAATATACGCAAGTGCATGGCAAATCCAGAATAGCATTTTGAGTCTTTGACTTCTGTTTGATGCtgcattttctctgttttttacCTCATTGAATTATCAACTAACTAACCGATTTGTTGTCTGAAAATTCCATGGATAGATGTACCATTACAgttatataaacaaatttagGATTGAAGTTTATATTCAAGAAGAAACTAACAAATTTCCTACCAAAAAgaagtttatattttaagatgCTGTGTTTTACATCTGGAAAGACAGAAAGCTTTACTTTACTATTTACAAGCTGTAATCacaaatgtttatttataatcaCTCTAACACACGTACATTCTAGTTAGGTGTATAAATAAAGATTTGATGAtgtacacacatatatatatatatactaataacgTCCATAAATGTTTGTGTTCGTCCATGTTTCTAACGTTATCTATGTGTACGTCGTTTACAATATCCACATGTACACCAGTTACAGAGGAAACACTAATATCTTTTATGCATACCGTTTAATAATATCCAGCTCTTCTCATACACAAACAACCACTCACCGACTACAATATCCACTTGTACAAAATCACATGTACATCTTTTCATTTATCACTAACCACCAATATCTTTTCAAAACTATACTTAAACAGAATGCTGGTATCCATATGTACACCAGTAGACATTATAATTGTCATGGACTGTTTTATTTCTGTATCTCATTTAACTAAAAATTTTCTTTACAAACACATAAGACATGATGATCTAACAAAAGAAATTTTCACACGACATTCGAAGACGTTAACACAAGTTTGACTAGAAGTGTCAtgtgaatttttattttgtcgTTACCTAACTCCAGTGAGGTAAATAATCTACCCATTACTAATGTttggagttttcaaggctcctgaAACAAATGTtatagtataaatgattgtcgaaccagttctgagggatatcaaagcaccgaaaATGCAAGTACTCaattaatctaagtgcaaccaatgatttagatgagttttagactactactaatactaaaAAGCAATTACATAATGAtattttcttgactaagggaaaagagaactcatgggcatagggattagaccttgggtgatcaagtttcgaactaaggatggcaacgatcaatcaaactatcaaccttaagcttagacacaatcttaaacaaactctatgtctagatgaatgttcatttactaacatatttcaaacatcaaatgtctttggttgaataatatgaaagcaatcattactaacaagtctattggctatcttaacaccttaacaataaatgtctttggtaaagtatgttaaaagcttaggagagttgtctcaggcatttcatcaaacaccttgtgggtgggaaatgcctaaagatcaacttttgagaggccaactcagaagatgcattataaATACTCTACTTgcaaggaataagaaggatctacactataacatcctagatctagcctaatcacccttaatctccctaacccatgaattcaagagtggattactcactactcttcatgatttctcttaaacccatactggatttcagattaatcatgtagagaaatacatataatagatTAGAGATCAACAGAATAACATATGATCCAATGAATCCAAGAGATAAACTTTTCCAAGAggtttttgattgtttttctcCAAAATCCAAAGATAATCTGTCTGGTGGCTACCaaaggtacttaaaacataggttttaaaaagtaaaaacgtgcataatgaaatgaccaaaaggctcttgagaaaacatgaattcggccaaacaaatagacgcggatcgacctcagtgggtcgctttgagaggtcgctccggctccattgtgttgtcgtcacgcgatagaaatgcgagcgacctcggggtgtcactcTTCCCAAGTCGCTCtgagcttcgggagcgacctggagtggtcgctctgataggtcgctccgggtcagtttttggcttccaccgggatgaaatggcgagcgacttTTCGGGGTCACTCCAGcgaggtcgctctgagaggtagtttggagcgacctcatggcgtcgctccgtgatgtcgctcccatgctctgctcgtccaatgatcacctagatcacctcttttgagctccaaatgcacccaaatgtctctaggaactccatgtggtactccaatacctaatagaggcatatgtatgcaaaatgcaacctagacatggctaaatcctaatctatatgatgaaaatgcacatgaataaatggataaaacaatgtaaatatgcaagatatcaactcccccaaacttattcttttacttgtcctcaagtgaactttctagaactcatagggagagaagtttgaaggtgggagctcatagccaaaagaaacacacaaagcactcaaatcaacatctaaattcagcattagtacactttctcttattatactctagcttctctaggcctatcttaactcttttcatccctacactcatcatcatgcattcacacatgcaaatcaactaactctcaagttcattaagcataacatcaagtgaattcttgtaaatggtcaattggtccaaatcatttgggtAAGGGGAGGCTTTttaatcaagtgagtcaagggattcaagatatatgatatttaaggtGGTATACTCTCaagacaagtagccttgacattgcacataatatatctaagaaagggatcaactcatgcatacaatgctcaatctccattgttctaccattttcccaaacatataTGATACACATTCAtttttccattccaaacccaactcacatctctcacccaaGAACTTCAAAAGCATTTCCcaacataaaactcttttttttttacaagagATTTCTTACACTTTTTGAACACCTCTTAGCTCATACTAattttgctagccccctttctttattctttctcttctttttttttttatgtttgggggccaagacttttcacaaattgagctagaagtttctctacttatcccataaagactagtcaattaagcacaagagttcactattttccttcaactttctcatactcccaaatcaaactttacaacactcacccccaccctatggctagacaataatgtgcctaatctagcaagaatgaagatcaagcattgtcgttcccgatactctcaacattatgtgcatgtaagaatttccgaaaaaggcctcactcatcaatcaATGAAGGCTTAAAAGGAGGAAAGAATTTTGGGGagaggtctaccactagaggttgtcaaaaagattggcataaaggatgtgacaactcaagtgtgtatatccatgattcagtacacaagggaccatgagcaagatgcattaagttcgttcagttcaaataaggttgtagttggcttcaaagactgagtttcagcaatcaacaagtttcaggaagagttttcaaggctcgaagcatacaagtatttttgagaggtgcataagctactcaggtgcaaagtagtgttctttacaaggcatttaaaatcattgctcccaatgcaagtgaatgcaacctatatgctctagactctcctagaaatgcaaatgatgcaaaccaaatgatttttttttatatgcaaataggtatgcaatgcatgactcaatgaaacaatatcaaagaaaacatgatcaaatacttggtacctcccccagacttagttcacacagtctctgtgttgtcaagtgtAGGAGAGATACTCAAAGATGAAGCTAAAATACAGAAaggaaatggtatatacaatggaATGGTG contains these protein-coding regions:
- the LOC125580920 gene encoding rop guanine nucleotide exchange factor 13-like, coding for MSHPPKNSSLLQEEKTERLKNREPLLRFKKIVERVRAGEEEEEESNKFRMFDIESMKDQNSSSRQIKKWNSDYALRLEDPDIDDETVFKKTAALSVLPLLQPLVKEKTTQMSEATDEELQEEAGKEDNICIHVYNHYDSVIFEVSCVVR